From the genome of Vulpes lagopus strain Blue_001 chromosome 2, ASM1834538v1, whole genome shotgun sequence, one region includes:
- the LOC121484182 gene encoding calponin-3, which produces MTHFNKGPSYGLSAEVKNKIASKYDHQAEEDLRNWIEEVTGMSIGTNFQLGLKDGIILCELINKLQPGSVKKVNESSLNWPQLENIGNFIKAIQAYGMKPHDIFEANDLFENGNMTQVQTTLVALAGLAKTKGFHTTIDIGVKYAEKQTRRFDEGKLKAGQSVIGLQMGTNKCASQAGMTAYGTRRHLYDPKMQTDKPFDQTTISLQMGTNKGASQAGMLAPGTRRDIYDQKLTLQPVDNSTISLQMGTNKVASQKGMSVYGLGRQVYDPKYCAAPTEPVIHNGSQGTGTNGSEISDSDYQAEYPEEYPGEYPDDYPRDYQYGDQGIDY; this is translated from the coding sequence ATGACCCACTTCAACAAGGGCCCTTCCTACGGGCTCTCGGCCGAAGTCAAGAACAAGATTGCTTCCAAGTATGATCATCAAGCAGAAGAAGATCTTCGAAACTGGATAGAAGAAGTGACAGGCATGAGCATTGGCACCAACTTTCAGCTGGGCTTAAAAGATGGCATCATCCTCTGCGAGCTCATAAACAAGCTACAGCCGGGCTCAGTGAAGAAGGTTAATGAGTCCTCGTTAAACTGGCCTCAGCTGGAGAATATTGGCAACTTTATTAAAGCTATTCAGGCTTATGGCATGAAGCCACATGACATATTTGAAGCCAATGATCTTTTTGAGAATGGAAACATGACCCAGGTTCAGACTACACTGGTGGCTCTGGCAGGCCTGGCTAAAACAAAAGGATTCCACACAACCATTGACATTGGAGTTAAGTAtgctgaaaaacaaacaagacgTTTtgatgaaggaaaattaaaagctGGCCAAAGTGTAATTGGTTTGCAGATGGGAACCAACAAATGTGCCAGCCAGGCGGGTATGACAGCCTATGGGACCAGGAGGCATCTTTATGATCCCAAAATGCAAACTGACAAGCCTTTTGACCAGACCACAATTAGTCTGCAGATGGGCACCAACAAAGGAGCCAGCCAGGCGGGGATGTTAGCACCAGGTACCAGAAGAGACATCTACGATCAGAAGCTCACACTGCAGCCAGTGGACAACTCGACAATTTCTCTACAGATGGGAACCAACAAAGTGGCCTCCCAGAAAGGAATGAGCGTGTACGGGCTGGGGCGGCAAGTATACGACCCCAAGTACTGCGCCGCTCCCACAGAACCCGTCATTCACAACGGAAGCCAAGGAACAGGAACGAACGGGTCTGAGATCAGTGATAGCGATTATCAGGCGGAGTACCCAGAGGAGTACCCCGGCGAGTACCCAGACGACTACCCCCGGGATTACCAATACGGCGACCAAGGCATCGATTACTAG